The Streptomyces sp. NBC_01255 genome window below encodes:
- a CDS encoding response regulator transcription factor, whose translation MTRVLVVEDDAQLARALVINLQARKYVVDAAPDGATALRLVAAEQPDMILLDLGLPDMDGLDVIKGLRGRSRAPVLVLSARSGSEDKIRALDAGADDYMTKPFSMDELLARLRAATRRTRESPPQPQTAMVVSTDAFTVDLPAKKVRRGGHDVRLTPTEWHLLEILVTNPGVLVSQRRLLQEVWGPSYSGKTNYLRVYMAQLRRKLEADPAHPRHLITEPGMGYRFEA comes from the coding sequence ATGACCCGGGTGCTGGTCGTGGAGGACGACGCTCAGCTCGCACGAGCCTTGGTGATCAACCTCCAGGCTCGGAAGTACGTGGTGGACGCGGCACCCGACGGTGCCACCGCCCTCCGGCTCGTGGCCGCCGAGCAGCCGGACATGATCCTGCTCGACCTCGGGCTGCCCGACATGGACGGCCTCGACGTCATCAAGGGCCTGCGCGGCCGGAGCCGCGCCCCGGTCCTGGTCCTGTCCGCACGCAGCGGCTCCGAGGACAAGATCCGCGCGCTCGACGCGGGCGCCGACGACTACATGACCAAGCCGTTCAGCATGGACGAACTGCTCGCCCGCCTGCGGGCCGCCACCCGCCGTACGCGGGAGTCGCCGCCGCAGCCGCAGACGGCGATGGTGGTCAGCACCGACGCGTTCACCGTCGATCTGCCGGCCAAGAAGGTCCGCCGCGGGGGCCACGACGTACGGCTGACGCCGACCGAGTGGCACCTGCTCGAAATCCTGGTCACCAACCCGGGGGTACTCGTCAGCCAGCGCCGGCTGCTCCAGGAGGTGTGGGGGCCGAGCTACAGCGGCAAGACCAACTACCTCCGGGTCTACATGGCCCAGTTGCGGCGCAAGCTGGAGGCGGACCCCGCCCACCCCCGCCATCTGATCACCGAACCCGGTATGGGTTACCGGTTCGAAGCCTGA
- a CDS encoding DUF998 domain-containing protein, translating to MATTQTAPRTAATVAPSPSTTRSLLTVAVVAQPLWALVALTQAATRDGYDITRHPLSALSNGSLGWIQITNFVLAGVLTVIGAGGLRRVLRGTPGGTWAPRLVRLSGVGMIAAGAFVMDPADGFPVGTPDGMPAALSWQSYAHFAAGSVTFISLIAACYVLGRHFGRAGMRKHAIGSRIAGTALLLGNGWAMSGGKAGTLTLAIGVITAMVWIASVAARYRRAL from the coding sequence ATGGCCACCACGCAGACCGCCCCCCGCACCGCCGCGACCGTCGCCCCCTCCCCCTCCACCACCCGCTCCCTGCTCACCGTCGCGGTCGTGGCGCAGCCCCTGTGGGCTCTCGTGGCGCTCACCCAGGCCGCCACCCGCGACGGCTACGACATCACCCGCCACCCGCTGAGCGCGCTCAGCAACGGGTCCCTCGGCTGGATCCAGATCACCAACTTCGTCCTCGCCGGTGTCCTGACCGTCATCGGCGCCGGCGGACTGCGCCGGGTCCTGCGGGGTACGCCCGGCGGGACGTGGGCGCCGCGGCTCGTACGGCTCAGCGGTGTCGGCATGATCGCGGCGGGCGCGTTCGTGATGGACCCGGCCGACGGTTTCCCCGTCGGGACGCCGGACGGGATGCCCGCCGCGCTGTCCTGGCAGAGCTACGCGCACTTCGCCGCCGGTTCGGTCACGTTCATCTCGCTGATCGCCGCCTGCTACGTCCTGGGCCGGCACTTCGGCCGCGCCGGGATGCGGAAGCACGCCATCGGTTCGCGGATCGCGGGTACGGCGCTGCTGCTCGGCAACGGCTGGGCGATGAGCGGCGGCAAGGCCGGCACGCTCACCCTGGCGATCGGCGTGATCACGGCGATGGTGTGGATCGCCTCGGTCGCCGCCCGGTACCGCCGCGCCCTCTGA
- a CDS encoding YciI family protein has translation MRYLMTTKPSDTAPDEKLYAEMGRFIEELTAAGVLLATGGLEPGGVRVTSAGDEITVTDGPFAEAKEAVAGFALIEVRSKEEAIELARRFRRIVGDGESVVQEVFGP, from the coding sequence ATGCGCTACCTGATGACGACCAAGCCGTCCGACACCGCCCCCGACGAGAAGCTGTACGCCGAGATGGGCCGGTTCATCGAGGAGCTGACGGCGGCCGGTGTGCTCCTGGCAACCGGAGGCCTGGAGCCGGGCGGCGTCCGCGTGACCTCCGCGGGGGACGAGATCACCGTGACGGACGGGCCCTTCGCCGAGGCCAAGGAGGCCGTGGCCGGCTTCGCGCTGATCGAGGTCCGCTCCAAGGAGGAGGCGATCGAGCTGGCCCGCCGCTTCCGCCGGATCGTCGGCGACGGCGAGAGCGTCGTCCAGGAGGTCTTCGGCCCCTGA
- a CDS encoding sensor histidine kinase KdpD → MGRGKLRIYLGSAPGVGKTYAMLSEGHRRVERGTDCVVAFVEHHDRPRTEVMLHGLEQVPRRTVEYRGTSFTEMDVDAVLARKPAVALVDELPHTNVPGCRNTKRWQDVEELLAAGIDVVSTVNIQHLESLGDVVESITGVRQKETVPDEIVRRADQIELVDMSPQALRRRMAHGNIYTSDKVDAALSNYFRPGNLTALRELALLWTADRVDEYLQEYRTEHRVSKIWGSRERIVVGLTGGPEGRTLIRRATRLAEKGAGGEVLAVYIARSDGLTAASPKELAVQRTLVEDLGGTFHHVIGDDIPSGLLEFARGVNATQIVLGVSRRRSWHYVFGPGVSATVARESGPDLDVHIVTHDEAAKGRGLPVARGARLGRSRTIWGWVAGLAGPALLTLLLSTVSPDLGLANDVLLFLTLVVAAALLGGLRPALASAAVGSLLLNWYFTPPVHELTIADPRNIVALVIFVGVAISVASVVDLAARRTHQAARLRAEAETLSFLAGSVLRGETSLEALLERVRETFAMESVALLERTEEAEPWNCVAVVGPRSVGRPEDADVDMPVGDHLALALTGRVLPAEDRRVLGAFAAQAAVVLDRQRLVGEAEEARKQAEGNKIRTSLLAAVSHDLRTPLAGIKASVTSLRADDVEWSEEDRAELLEGIEAGADRLDHLVGNLLDVSRLETGTVTAVIRETDLDEVVPMALAGVPEDSVELDIPETLPMVAVDRGLLERAVANIVENAVKYSPDGAPVLVAASTIADRVELRVVDRGPGVPDEAKDRIFGAFQRYGDAPRGAGVGLGLAVARGFVEAMGGTLSAEDTPGGGLTMVLALRRAAP, encoded by the coding sequence ATGGGACGCGGCAAGCTTCGGATCTATCTCGGCTCGGCGCCGGGTGTCGGCAAGACGTACGCGATGCTCTCCGAGGGGCACCGGCGGGTCGAGCGCGGTACGGACTGCGTCGTCGCCTTCGTGGAGCACCACGACCGTCCCCGTACGGAAGTGATGCTCCACGGCCTCGAACAGGTCCCGCGCCGCACCGTCGAGTACCGCGGCACCAGCTTCACCGAGATGGACGTCGACGCGGTCCTGGCCAGGAAGCCGGCCGTCGCCCTCGTCGACGAGCTCCCGCACACCAACGTCCCCGGCTGCCGCAACACCAAGCGCTGGCAGGACGTCGAGGAGCTGCTCGCCGCGGGCATCGACGTCGTGTCGACGGTCAACATCCAGCACCTGGAGTCGCTGGGCGACGTCGTCGAGTCGATCACCGGGGTACGGCAGAAGGAGACCGTCCCCGACGAGATCGTGCGCCGCGCCGACCAGATCGAACTGGTCGACATGTCGCCCCAGGCCCTGCGCCGCCGCATGGCCCACGGCAACATCTACACATCCGACAAGGTCGACGCGGCGCTCTCCAACTACTTCCGCCCCGGCAACCTCACCGCCCTGCGCGAACTGGCCCTGCTGTGGACGGCCGACCGCGTCGACGAGTACCTCCAGGAGTACCGGACCGAGCACCGCGTCTCGAAGATCTGGGGCTCCCGCGAGCGGATCGTCGTCGGTCTGACCGGCGGCCCCGAGGGCCGCACGCTCATACGGCGGGCCACCCGGCTGGCCGAGAAGGGCGCGGGCGGCGAGGTCCTCGCCGTCTACATCGCCCGCAGCGACGGCCTCACCGCCGCCTCGCCGAAGGAGCTGGCCGTCCAGCGGACCCTCGTCGAGGACCTCGGCGGAACGTTCCACCACGTCATCGGCGACGACATCCCCTCCGGCCTGCTCGAATTCGCCCGCGGGGTCAACGCGACCCAGATCGTCCTCGGCGTGAGCCGCCGCCGCTCCTGGCACTACGTCTTCGGCCCCGGAGTCAGCGCCACGGTCGCCCGCGAGTCCGGCCCCGACCTCGACGTCCACATCGTCACCCACGACGAGGCGGCGAAGGGCCGCGGCCTGCCCGTCGCCCGCGGCGCGCGGCTGGGCCGCTCCCGGACCATCTGGGGCTGGGTGGCCGGCCTGGCCGGACCGGCCCTGCTCACGCTCCTGCTGAGCACCGTCAGCCCCGACCTGGGCCTGGCCAACGACGTCCTGCTCTTCCTCACGCTCGTCGTCGCCGCCGCGCTCCTCGGCGGGCTCCGCCCCGCCCTCGCCTCGGCGGCCGTCGGATCGCTGCTGCTCAACTGGTACTTCACCCCGCCGGTCCACGAACTCACGATCGCCGACCCCCGCAACATCGTCGCCCTGGTGATCTTCGTCGGAGTCGCGATCTCGGTCGCCTCCGTCGTGGACCTCGCCGCCCGCAGGACCCATCAGGCCGCCCGCCTGCGGGCCGAGGCCGAGACCCTGTCCTTCCTCGCCGGCAGCGTCCTGCGCGGCGAGACGAGCCTCGAAGCCCTCCTCGAACGGGTCCGGGAGACCTTCGCCATGGAGTCGGTGGCGCTCCTGGAGCGCACCGAGGAGGCCGAGCCCTGGAACTGCGTCGCCGTCGTCGGGCCCCGGTCCGTCGGCCGCCCCGAGGACGCCGACGTGGACATGCCCGTCGGCGACCACCTCGCCCTGGCACTGACCGGCCGGGTCCTGCCCGCCGAGGACCGGCGCGTCCTCGGCGCGTTCGCCGCCCAGGCCGCCGTCGTACTGGACCGTCAGCGGCTCGTCGGCGAGGCCGAGGAGGCCAGGAAACAGGCCGAGGGCAACAAGATCCGTACGTCCCTGCTCGCCGCCGTCAGCCACGACCTGCGCACACCCCTCGCCGGCATCAAGGCCTCCGTCACCTCGCTGCGGGCGGACGACGTCGAGTGGTCCGAGGAGGACCGCGCCGAACTCCTCGAAGGCATCGAGGCGGGCGCCGACCGGCTCGACCACCTCGTCGGCAACCTCCTCGACGTCTCCCGTCTGGAGACCGGGACCGTCACCGCCGTCATCCGGGAGACCGACCTCGACGAGGTCGTCCCGATGGCGCTGGCGGGCGTACCGGAGGACAGCGTCGAGCTGGACATCCCCGAGACCCTGCCGATGGTCGCCGTCGACCGCGGCCTCCTGGAACGGGCCGTCGCCAACATCGTCGAGAACGCCGTCAAGTACAGCCCCGACGGCGCACCCGTCCTCGTGGCGGCGAGCACGATCGCCGACCGCGTCGAACTCCGCGTGGTCGACCGGGGCCCCGGCGTCCCCGACGAGGCCAAGGACCGCATCTTCGGGGCCTTCCAGCGGTACGGCGACGCCCCACGCGGGGCGGGCGTGGGGCTGGGTCTCGCGGTGGCCAGGGGCTTCGTCGAGGCGATGGGCGGGACCCTCTCCGCCGAGGACACCCCGGGCGGCGGCCTGACCATGGTGCTCGCGCTGCGCCGCGCCGCGCCATGA
- a CDS encoding potassium-transporting ATPase subunit C: MNNSVGNTGRVLWAGLRALLVLTVVCGVLYPLAVTGVAQLVFPGKANGSEITDASGKVVGSELIGQTYNLPLKDGEETAAPDLKWFQPRPSNGLGTNSVNGQYTLILSGATNRSGDNEDLIQWVKDAKAAVIKDNSTAGHTVKPSDVPADAVTSSGSGLDPHISPEYAKLQVHRIAEKNRLTVAQVDKLVADHTDDRILGFIGEPRVNVLQLNIALKELTKG; this comes from the coding sequence ATGAACAACTCCGTAGGAAACACCGGGCGCGTCCTCTGGGCAGGCCTGCGCGCCCTCCTCGTCCTGACCGTCGTGTGCGGCGTCCTCTACCCGCTCGCCGTCACCGGCGTCGCCCAGCTGGTCTTCCCCGGCAAGGCGAACGGCTCCGAGATCACCGACGCGAGCGGCAAGGTCGTCGGCTCCGAGCTCATCGGCCAGACCTACAACCTGCCGCTGAAGGACGGCGAGGAGACGGCGGCCCCGGACCTGAAGTGGTTCCAGCCCCGTCCCTCCAACGGCCTGGGCACCAACAGCGTCAACGGCCAGTACACGCTGATCCTCTCCGGCGCGACCAACCGCTCCGGTGACAACGAGGACCTGATCCAGTGGGTCAAGGACGCCAAGGCGGCCGTGATCAAGGACAACTCGACGGCCGGCCACACGGTCAAGCCGTCCGACGTCCCGGCGGACGCGGTCACCTCCTCCGGCTCCGGCCTGGACCCGCACATCTCCCCGGAGTACGCGAAGCTCCAGGTCCACCGGATCGCCGAGAAGAACAGGCTGACCGTCGCCCAGGTCGACAAGCTCGTCGCCGACCACACCGACGACCGCATCCTCGGCTTCATCGGTGAGCCCCGCGTCAACGTGCTCCAGCTCAACATCGCCCTCAAGGAACTGACCAAGGGCTGA